The Candidatus Thiothrix anitrata genome includes the window AAAAAGTTTACCCTGATGGCAATATGGGGCATCGTCCTAGTACCAAAGGCGGTTACTTCCCTGTTCCGCCTGTTGACTCCTTGCACGACATTCGTTCCACCATGTGTAACATTCTGGAAGAAGTCGGCGTACCTGTCGAAGTGCATCACCACGAAGTGGCGACTGCCGGTCAGTGCGAAATCGGTACGCGTTTCGCCACCCTGACCACCCGTGCAGACTGGACACAACGTCAGAAATACGTCATTCACAACGTTGCTCACCAATACGGTAAAACCGCTACCTTTATGCCTAAGCCAATCGTCGGTGACAACGGCTCAGGTATGCACGTCCACATGTCCTTGGCAAAAGACGGCGTGAACACCTTTGCAGGCGACGGCTACGCCGGTTTGTCAGAAACCGCGCTGTACTACATCGGCGGTATCATCAAGCACGCCAAAGCCTTGAACGCGCTCACCAACCCCGGCACGAACTCTTACAAGCGTTTGGTTCCGGGCTTTGAAGCACCGGTTATGCTGGCTTACTCAGCACGTAATCGTTCCGCGTCTATCCGCATTCCGTTCGTCGCCAGTCCGAAAGGTCGCCGTATCGAAGTACGCTTCCCTGACCCATCTGCGAACCCTTACCTTGCGTTTGCAGCGCTGATGATGGCGGGCTTGGACGGCATCAAGAACAAAATCCACCCTGGTGAGGCAATGGATAAAGACTTGTACGACCTGCCACCGGAAGAAGACAAACTCATCCCACGGGTTTGCCACTCTTTGGATATGGCATTGGATGCACTCGACAAAGACCGCGAATTCCTGACCGCAGGCGGTGTATTTAGCAACGACATGATCGACGCTTTCATCGAGTTGAAAATGCAGGAAGTAACCCGCTTCCGCATGACGACGCATCCGGTTGAGTTTGATATGTACTACTCGCTGTAAGCTTCGCACTCAATGCAAGTAGCTAAAAACGCCTCTCCGCGAGGCGTTTTTTATGCCCGCTGCTTATAAGCCAATGCAACTAATATGACATTTTGATGACAAAAGCGGTTATCCTAGCCAAGAGTTTTTTATAGGGAATCACATGTCGCGCCGCTTCAACTACTACCTCCCACTAATGATTGCTCTCCCGATAACCCTGGTTATGCCTTACATCCTCACTATGGATCAAGGTAGTAGCGGTATCTGGGGTGCTATTTACAACCGTTTATACATTTTGCTGGCATGGCTAAGTGTATTTGGCCTACTGTTCGCCATTACACGCCGTCGATGGTTCGCAACTGGCATGACCTCACTGATTTTGGCTAGCCTGTGGATTAGCGCAGCGATCAAATACCAGTATCTTGGTTCACAACTAGTGGCCCCCGATCTGGTGGTCGCATTCCTAAGCGGAGAAACTTTGCTGGAAATGGGCTTATTACCCACCCTAGCTATTACTAGCTATTGCTTGCTGTTATTGCTCTTGCTGTGGCTGGAAAACCCTCTGCGCTTGCGGGAGCGCAACCTGATGTTAGCCACATGGGTGGGTGCTATCCTCGGTTTCGCGACCCTGAACCTGCCTAATCATTACGTGGATTTGCAATGGACGGCGAAATACAAAAACACCCTCCCCACGTTTGTACAAAGTATTTGGCGCACCCAACTGCAAGAGCCTGAACACTCTCAAACCAGCTATTGCTGCTTCAAAGCCGATACGCAAGCCGAAAGCTTCACCCAAACACCCCCTGAAAAACCCAATATCGTGGTGATCCTAGAAGAGTCAACCTTCCCCTTGGAACTCATCCCAAGCTTCAAGGCAGAAGGGGAATTTTTCAAAGACACTTACCCGCTCAAGGTGCATACCACTGGTGGCGCAACTTGGGTGCAGGAAATTGCTTTTTTACATGGAGTTGCGCCACCACTGTACGGTGACGGCTGGAAAGCTATCAACTTATTCACGCCGGGGCGTTTAGACGGGCGTATTGCCCCGCAATTAGCTGCGCAAGGGTATCGCACCAAAACCATTTACCCCACTGCTGGGCGTTTTTACGGTGGGCAACGCTTCCATGAACAACTGGGCATTCAAGAGTTTATCGACTGCAAAGCCTTACCAAAATGCGCAAAACGCTCTTGGAATAGCATTCCTGACGAAATCTTTTTTGATGAACTGCTAAAGCAAGTTAAAACCAATGTGGAGCCATTGTTCACCTTCGTTGCAACCATGCGCCAGCATTCACCCCACGAAAAAAACAGCAAACTCGATACCCAACGCTGTGACGCGAGCTTGTCAGCCAAACAATGTTCAATTTTGCTAGACTACAATGAACGTCTCAAATTATCGGTTACCGCCCATAAAGACCTGCTGAGCAAACTCAAAAAACTCCCAGAACGCACCATTGTGGTCACCTTTGGGGATCATATTCCCGGCGATGTAGCGGCAAACTTCACCGAAAGTGACTTTTACCCACAAGACCGCTTCCGCACATTTTTTAATGTTTGGGACTCAAAACACGGTTTTGTGACCCGTAAAGTGCTTGATAACCAAGAATTTGCAACCATCGACATCGCCATGTTGGATGCATTGACCCTGCGTTATGCTGGATTTGAAAGCAGCTATATCAGTGACAAACTGGTACACATGCAGAAATGTTCGGGCAGTTTCTGTGCATTTGACACCGACGACAGCACAGCACTCACCCAACTGGAATTGATGCAGCCACTGCCTTAACCAACAGCATTACCGCTCCTCGTTTTTTCAGCACTATCCGACGGATAGTGTCGGAGCACATTGACAAATCCGCTACTATATCCTTACAAATTCTACCAATATTATTCATAAGAGGATCTGGCAATGTCAGCATTAGACCAAGAATGGCAAAACTGGCTGGACGATAATTTATTGCGTGGCTGTCACGTGGGTGATTTATATAAAATAATGCGTGAAAACGGATTTGATGTCAGCACGATCCAACGCATGATGGGCGATGCTTTTCCGGCAGGTATTGAAATACAAACCGATCAAGCTGTCAGCGTGGATTACCTCGCGCTGTCACAAGTCTTTGACAATCAAAAAGAGCACATTGAAGCAAAACGCTTTGATACTGATTTACTACAACTCTATACGATAGATAACTTCCTCACCGCCGAGGAATGCGCCAAAGTCGTTGCCTTGACGCAAGCCAAGTTACGCCCGTCAGAAGTGTCCCACGATAACGGCGACAAAGCATTTCGCACCAGTATGACTTGCCACTTAAATGACCACGAAGACTCGTTTGTGCGCTACATTGACGACAAAATATCACGTGCATTAGGCGTGCGCGTAGCGTATTCGGAAGCAATTCAGGCACAACATTATGCCGTCGGCCAAGAATTTAAAGCGCACCACGACTATTTTTCACCCAGCATGGATGTTTACCAAGAATTCACCGGAGAAATGGGGCAGCGCACGTGGACATTCATGATCTATCTGAATAACACCCCCAAGGGTGGTGGTACGCATTTTCTGTACCTAGATCATATTTTCTACCCCAAACAAGGGCAAGCCGTGATTTGGAATAACCTATCCCCCGATGGCACACCCAACCGCAATACCTTGCACCACGGAATGCCGGTTGAAGAGGGCAACAAAGTCATTATTACCAAATGGTTCCGTGAAAAGGGATGCGGTGACATGTTTTACTGATGAATAACCAGACACCATAAGGAAGAATAATAATGACGATGCTTGATCACGAATGGCAGGTGTGGTTAGACGAAAACCTCGCTCGCCCCTGCGACCCACTGGAGCTGTATGACATTATGCGCTCCGCTGGTTTTAGCAAACCATCCCTGCAAACCATGATGGGGGATGCCTACCCTGATTTCTATAAACATGTGCCATACTTGCCCACCAGCATTGATTACCAAGCTTTATCACAACGTATGGAACGCCCCACCATACAAAGCATTGCACAACGCTTCCCCAGCGATCAAGTACAACTCTATACCATAGATAATTTTTTAAGCGAAGTAGAGTGTCAGCAATTAATTGAGCACGGGTGCGAACGTTTAACCCCATCCCAAACTACCCACTCTAATGGCGATCCGTATTTCCGCACCAGCACGACCTGTCATTTGGAAATGCATACTTACCCATTTATCAAAGCCATTGATGAAAAAATATCGCACGCTTTGGGAATTCGCTGGCCTTATTCCGAACCCATTCAAATGCAGGCTTATCAAGTCGGGCAGGAATTAAAAGCACATCACGATTATTTCCCCCTAGACCCAGAAATTTATCCGAGAGTTGCGGGCAAAGCTGGACAACGTACCTGGACATTTGCGGTATATCTGAATGAGGTAGAACAAGGTGGCGGCACTTATTTCCCATACCTTGAACACACCATTTATCCTAAAATGGGACGTGCAGCGATCTGGAACAATCTGTCAGCGGATGGCGTGATTAATCGCCAGACTTTGCACTGTGGGATGCCGATCGAACGCGGGGAGAAATTTATTATCACCAAATGGTTTCGGGAACACGGCTTTGGCCCTGTGTTTACCTGATAATCATCAGACAATAAAAAGGCTTCCCTAGGGAAGCCTCTGGGTAGCAACGGCATGGTTAGCCGCCGACTATGGTGGTAATTACCTTGCTAATGGATCGACACTTTTGCTAACCCAACTCTGGGTTGCATCACACCAACCCATGCCACCGCCGCCACTGCTAGGTGAAGAACTAGGAGCCGGTGATGGACTTGGAGAAGGTGAAGGCGTGTAAGAGCTTGGTGTCGGTGTAGGCGCAGGCGTTGGAGCCGGTGCTGGTGAACGCGGGCCACGCGGATCAGCCAATGGATCTTTCCGAATGTCGTTCCAGCTCTGAGTCGCATCACACCAACCCAATTGAGCAGGAGATGGGGATGGAGTCGGCGTTGGTGTCGGCGTTGGTGTCGGCGTTGGTGTCGGCGTTGGTGTCGGCGTTGGTGTCGGCGTTGGTGTCGGCGTTGGTGTCGGCGTTGGTGTCGGCGTCGGCGTTGGTGTCGGCGTTGGTGTCGGCGTCGGCGTTGGTGTCGGCGTTGGTGTCGGCGTTGGTGTCGGCGTCGGCGTTGGTGTCGGCGTTGGTGTCGGCGTTGGTGTCGGCGTCGGCGTTGGTGTCGGCGTTGGTGTCGGCGTTGGTGTCGGCGTCGGCGTTGGTGTCGGCGTTGGTGTCGGCGTTGGTGTCGGCGTTGGTGTCGGCGTTGGTGTCGGCGTTGGTGTCGGCGTTGGTGTCGGTGTCGGCGTCGGCGTTGGTGTCGGCGTTGGTGTCGGCGGACATACCGGTGGCTGTGGTGGACACACTGGCGGCTGATTAGCACAGCAACCGCCCTGATTGTTATTGTTCGCCATCATCTGAATCATCTGCATCAACATCATAACAATGTTGAGCATATTCATCATAGGGAACGAAGCACCACTGGAACCCAGCATAGATGCAAAAGGATTACTATTAATTTGTGGACTTAACGAGCCACGGCGACTTTGGTCGCTGTTTTGGGCGTTGTCGCTGTTAAAACGCCCTGTTGGCATCATATTCAATGAGTTTCTGTCTAGCATGATGAGTCCTCGGTTGAGAGTTTTTAGTATTACCTGAAAGGATGTTGACCTTCCGGGATCATCATAAATTAAAGGTCAAAAGACCTTGCAGCTTCGCTAGACAGGAGGTAGGAATCACACCGAACAACGGTCAATAAGCAATTCTACTCTCAAGAACTATTTATCCGCACCCCCCTCAATTTCCAACTCTTTCAACTTACGGGTCAACGTATTACGCCCCCACCCCAATAGATCTGCGGCTTCGATTTTGCGTCCACCGGTTTTTTTCAATGCGGCTTGCAACAAGATACGTTCAAAAATAGGGTTAAGATCGTTCAGCAAATTAGTTGCACCACTGTTTAACCGATTATCGGCGAATAACGCCAGTGCCTTTTCCCAGCTACCCGGCATTTCCGCTTTACCGGCATCGGTTTCGAGCAAATCGCTGGGCAAATCGTCCATCACAATTTCACGCCCGGAAGCCATCACGGTTAACCACCGGCAAGTGTTTTCCAACTGACGCACATTGCCCGGCCAAGGCAAGGTTTGTAAATGTTCGGTGGCGCGTGCCGCGAGGGTTTTGGATTCGACCTGCAACTCTTCCGCCGCACGGTGTAAAAAGTGATTAAGCAACAAAGGAATGTCTTCGCGCCGCTCACGCAACGGCGGGTTATGAATCCGAATCACGTTTAAACGGTGAAATAAGTCTTCGCGGAATTGCCCCTTATTCACCAAATCTTCTAAATTTTGGTGAGTCGCGGCAATAATACGCACATCCACTTTTACCGGGGTATGCCCACCAACCCGGTAAAAAGTGCCTTCCGCCAACACCCGCAATAAGCGTGTTTGCAGTTCCGCTGGCATATCGCCGATTTCGTCTAAAAATAACGCGCCGCCGTCGGCTTGTTCAAAACGTCCCTTCCGTTGTGCATACGCACCGGTGAATGCACCTTTTTCGTGCCCAAATAATTCGGACTCCAGTAACTCACGCGGAATCGCGGCGGTGTTAAGTGCGATAAACGGCTTATTGGCACGCGGGCTGTGGGTGTGCAAAGCCTTTGCCACCAACTCCTTACCCGTACCGGATTCCCCAGTAATCAACACGGTAATGCTGGATTTGGAGAGTCGCCCAATCGCGCGGAACACCTCCTGCATCGCGGGCGCGTGACCAATCATGTCGCCACCGCTTAACAGATTAACTGCCGCTTCAGTGTCTTTACTCACATCACGTTCATGGCGCATTTTGCAGGCACGCCGCACCAAATCTACCGCTTCGTTGACATCAAACGGCTTGGGCAAATATTCAAATGCACCACCTTGGTACGCGGATACCGCACTTTCCAAGTCAGAATGCGCGGTCATAATCATTACCGGAATTTCCGGGTATTCGCGCTGCATCCGCTCCAGCAAGTGCAAACCGTCGGTTCCCGGCATTCGGATGTCGGTCATGAGCGCGTCCGGCTGCTGAGTACGCAAAGCCACAATGACCTGATCGGCACTTTCAAAACTGCGTACCCCGATACCGGCTTTTTGCAAAGCGCGTTCCAACACCCAGCGGATTGAGCGGTCATCATCGGCAATCCATATATTTTCAACGAGAGGCATGTCCATTCTCCAACGGAATCAGGATAGAAAAGCACGTACAACCGGGCACGGACTCGTATTGAATCAGCCCGTTATGACGGCGCACCAACGATTGCGCAATCGCCAGACCAAGGCCACTGCCTTCGGCATGACCGCTCACCATTGGCAAAAACAGTTTATCGCGTAAATGTGACGGTACACCGGCACCGTTATCACAAATTTCAATTTTCAACACGTGGCGATAACGCACCTGATGAATCGTAAATTGGCGCAAAATCCGGGTACACAACACCACTTTACCGACACCATCCAAGGCACGGATAGCATTGTTAACAATATTCAACACCACCTGTACTAGCTGATCCCGATCCCCCTGAAACTCTGGGATACTAGGATCATAATCACGCACAAAATAAATCTCAGCCGCCATATCAGTGCTCACCAACTGACGCACATGCTCCAATACTTCGTGAATATTGACCTCTTCCGCACGTGGCAAGGTGCGCGGCCCTAACATACCGTTCACTAGATTTTTCAAACGATCCGCTTCGGAAATAATGATTTGGGTGTATTCTTTGAGTTCAGAACTATCCAATTCAGACTCTAATAACTGCGCAGCACCTCGCAAACCACCGAGTGGATTCTTGATTTCATGGGCAATACCGCGCACCAACTCCCGAATCGCCTGCTGCTGATGAATCATCTGCTCTTCACGCACGATCCGTAACTGACGGTCAACTCGCTGAAATTCCAGTAGCAAATGTTGCGGCCAATGCTCCAAGGCTAACGGAGTCAAAATACAATCAACGGTAATCCACTCCCCGCCTGCCACTTCAACCACACACTCACGCAACGAATGCGGATCACGTTGCTGCATTGCCAATTCCAAATGCTCAAAGAAATCATCGCCACGCAACAATTGCACCACTGACTCACCCCTCACTCGCTGTTGGCTCTGCCCGAACAGCATCTCAGCGGATTGGTTCATGTACACAACCCGCTTACTACCGTCCAACACCAGCACCGCACAACTGAGGATGCCCAATAATTCTTTTGTATTCATTTCCAAATATCTCATGCACAAATCAATGCAAAATTAATGCCATTAAGCCCGTCACCTATACCGTAAAGCAAAGCGCAGTGTTAAGAAGATTTTTTAAGCACAATCTCAATAAAACATAGCACCAAAAATGTGTGCAATAGAAATTGTCGACAATATTGACCAATCTATTGCAGTAATTGCTGATATACACCCCGAAACACTGCACAAATATCTACAAAATGTTAGGCAATCGACAGTTTTTATGGCCTCCCCAATTTACATCCTGTTTACATTCAAGCTAAACTCGTCTCGTTTGCAGAACAAACGGAGGAGTCTTTATTTATGTTAGCTCGTGATGCGAAAGCTTATTGGGCAGCGAATGTTCGCTTGCTCTCAATGTGCTTGGTTGTTTGGTTCGTTGTATCGTTCGGTTTCGGCATTTTATTGGTCGAACCCCTGAACGCCATTCAGCTCGGCGGTTATAAACTTGGCTTCTGGTTCGCCCAGCAAGGTTCTATCTATGTCTTCGTGGCTTTGATTTTCTTCTATGCATGGCGCATGGGGCAGATCGACCGCCAATTTGACGTTCACGAATAAGGGAGAATCATATGTCAGAACTTCAACTCTGGACTTATATTGTCGTCGGTCTCAGCTTTGCGCTGTACTTCGGTATTGCGTTTTGGGCGCGTGCTGGTTCTACCAGTGAATTCTACGTCGCCGGAGGCGGTATCGGCCCTATCAAAAACGGTATGGCTACTGCTGCGGACTGGATGTCAGCCGCATCTTTCATCTCCATGGCCGGTTTGCTCGCGTTCGGCGGCTATGACAACTCAGCATACTTAATGGGTTGGACAGGTGGCTACGTACTCATGGCTATGTTGCTGGCTCCTTACCTGCGTAAGTTTGGCAAGTTTACCGTCCCTGAATTTATCGGCGACCGTTATTATTCACAGACAGCGCGTATCGTTGGCGTTATCTGCTTAATCGTCATCTCCGTTACTTATGTAATCGGTCAGATGCGTGGTGTAGGCGTTACCTTCTCACGCTTCTTGGAAGTCTCCGTTGATGTGGGTCTGATGGTTGGTATGGGTATCGTTTTCGTATACGCAGTATTAGGCGGCATGAAAGGCATTACTTACACCCAGATCGCACAATATGTGGTTCTGATTTTGGCTTACACTGTTCCTGCGGTATTCATTTCCTTCAACCTGACAGGCAACCCTATCCCGCAATTGGGCTTGGGTTCAGAAATGGCTGACGGCGTTTACCTGTTGGATAAGCTTGACCAAGTTGTCACCGACCTAGGTTTCAAGGCTTACACTATCCAAAACGGTAGTACCATCAACCTGTTCATGCTGACCATGACGCTGATGATCGGTACTGCGGGTCTGCCTCACGTTATCATCCGTTTCTTCACTGTACCTAAGGTGTCTGACGCACGTCTTTCTGCTGGTTGGGCATTGATCTTTATTGCTGGCTTGTACACTACTGCACCTGCGGTTGGTGCTATGGCACGTCTGAACCTGATGAACACCGTGCAAACCGGTGAAGTCGGTTCCCCAGATGGCAACTTGGCATTTGCTGACCGCCCAGAATGGATGCATACTTGGGAAAAAACCAAGCTTTTGGAAATGGCTGACAAAAACGGCGATGGCAAAATCCAGTACTACAACGATGGTGGCCTATCTGATGCAACCGCAGCATTGGCTAAAGCCGAGAAAGAAGGCGGCGATGTAGCGGCTGCTCAGAAGAAACTCGACGAAGTGAAAGCCAAGCATGACGAGAAGTGGGGCAAATACGGCTGGAACGGTAACGAAGTCACCAAAGTTGACCGCGATATCATGGTTCTTGCCAACCCTGAAATTGCCAAACTGCCAAACTGGGTTATTGCCTTGGTAGCGGCGGGTGCGATTGCAGCGGCACTGTCTACTGCGGCTGGCTTGCTGTTGGCGATTTCCTCTGCCATCTCTCATGACTTGATCAAGGGCGTGTTTAACCCGAACATTTCCGAGAAGAGTGAACTGCTGGCTTCACGTATTGCCATGGCATTCGCTATCGTTATTGCAGGCTACATGGGGATGAACCCACCGGGCTTTGCCGCGCAGGTAGTTGCCTTAGCATTCGGTTTGGCAGCTGCCTCCATCTTCCCTGTATTGATGATGGGTATCTTCTCTAAGCGTATGAACACACAAGGTGCAGTAGCGGGTATGTTGGCAGGTATTACTGTTACCCTCGTCTACATCTTCTGGTTCAAAGGCTGGTTCTTCATCAAGGGCACAGAAATGGCGGCGAGCAAACCAGAAAACTGGCTGTTCGGTGTTTCCCCTGAAGCATTTGGTACTATCGGTGCATTGGTGAACTTCGCGGTTGCGTTTATCGTTTCCCGTGTAACGCCACCACCACCGGATCATATCCAACACTTGGTCGAAGACGTGCGTATCCCTCGTGGTGCAGGCGCGGCTACCGGTCACTAAACCAATCTCCACATTGGTTGAAAAAAGGCTCCTCCGGGAGTCTTTTTTTCGCCTGAACCTTCACCACAGCGAAAACTTGCTTTATCTCATGGTGTAATCCCCCGTTACCCTCTATGCTGAACACCTGAAAATAATCTGATACCCGACGCTAGAGAGAATTGTGAGTTACATGAGCGGACTTGTTTTTTATCATCGACAAAATACCCACCCGGCCTTCAATGTATTGCAAAACGCGATTCACATAAACGGCGAACACCAGGTTTCGCGGGAGTTCAATGAGTTTTTGATTGACGCTTATGTGTTAGCAGACTCATTAACATCACGCGTTATTGCGATTGACTTTGATAACACCATTACCGCTGATATTGATTTCTACCTTGATCTGATCGACGCATACCGCAACCAAGAATGGGAGCCAGTGGTTTGCACCTTGCGCGATGCGATGGCAGATAATCTCAATGAAATCCATGAGAAACTGCACGACTCGGGGATTCGTATCTACACCACTGACGGCAAACGCAAACGTGCCTTCATGCTTCACCAAGGCATTAGCGTTGGGTTATGGATAGACGATTACTTCCCCGGCATTAGCCAGTGCGGAACCTCGTTCCTCCTAAACAACGGCATAGACTATTGATTATGGACACTGATTCTAGCAGCGAAATTCTGGCGTGTTTCCTCAGTGGCAAATTCAAACGCATGAATTGCCCACAATGCGAAAACACGTTTCTCACCAATGTTTACGAACTCAAATGCTTTGATCATGGCAAGAAACTCAGCGTTAAATGCGCCCAATGCAAACAGGTGTTTCTCGCCAATACCGAAACCAGCGCGTGGGCAAACTACGTGATTTTGGAAAAATACGCCTTGGGTTTAGAGTATTTTTGTGATGCCATTCAGCAGTACGATTTAGTACGCATACCCTTTATTCGGCGCGTGGGAATTCTTGATGAAAATGACCGCAATCTCGACCCCAATACGGTACGTTTATTCAGTTACGCAGAACCGGATTACCGTCTGATTTACGTGATGGAACGCCTTGAACACCTCAATGAGGCAGATTCAGCATTTTTCACCGAACACGTTTACGGTATGGACTGGAAAGACGAAAAAACTCGTGCCGAAATTCTTGAATGGGTTGCCAACAGTTACGGAGAAACACTGGCGGATGATATTCGTAAATTGTGCCGCTATTACCGTGAACACGAAGCTCACCTGTCTTGGGATTTACACGGTGATAACCTTATGCGCCGCACCAAAGACGGTGAAATCGTGGTAATGGATCCATACGCGCCTAAAATGGGCGATTATTTGGCGGAGATTTAGAAGAATCCCTCCTTCATCCACAAGGGGTAAAGGGGGATAAGGTGGTATTTTAACGGCGTGGCGGTGGTGGTGCGTACCCACCGTTTTCAGGCCAGAAACGGTTACCGCTCGGTTGATGCATCCGGCATTCAGGCAATATGCGTTTTTCACACAAGGTTTCACGCCACTCGTATTTCAGAAAAAGCTTATTCATTGGATGCTTAACTGGCATGAAATCCACGGTATTACTGGGTGACCAAGTAGATTCCCCATAACCAGTGCCGGGTGAAGGACGCATCATCGGTGCCGCAGCAGGAGCAACTTCCATACGGTGCGTCTCACGCGGCGGGGGACGACGTGGCTTTTCAGCATACGCCGCCAGCGCAATTACACCCAGCGCACTACTGTCACCCCAAGCAGCGGCATAAGAATTGGTGGCTTGTGTAAAAAAGAAACGATTAGTTCGATTTTGCCCGCTACGCCAACCCTCATAAGTACCGCTGGCATACGGCTCAAGAATGTACATACGTTCATCATTGCGTAGATTTGACTGCTTACCACTAATAATATTGCGTCCATCGACGGCAATCACTACACCAACACGCTCACCACTGTTATTGGTCACACGCAGACGGT containing:
- a CDS encoding sodium:solute symporter family protein codes for the protein MSELQLWTYIVVGLSFALYFGIAFWARAGSTSEFYVAGGGIGPIKNGMATAADWMSAASFISMAGLLAFGGYDNSAYLMGWTGGYVLMAMLLAPYLRKFGKFTVPEFIGDRYYSQTARIVGVICLIVISVTYVIGQMRGVGVTFSRFLEVSVDVGLMVGMGIVFVYAVLGGMKGITYTQIAQYVVLILAYTVPAVFISFNLTGNPIPQLGLGSEMADGVYLLDKLDQVVTDLGFKAYTIQNGSTINLFMLTMTLMIGTAGLPHVIIRFFTVPKVSDARLSAGWALIFIAGLYTTAPAVGAMARLNLMNTVQTGEVGSPDGNLAFADRPEWMHTWEKTKLLEMADKNGDGKIQYYNDGGLSDATAALAKAEKEGGDVAAAQKKLDEVKAKHDEKWGKYGWNGNEVTKVDRDIMVLANPEIAKLPNWVIALVAAGAIAAALSTAAGLLLAISSAISHDLIKGVFNPNISEKSELLASRIAMAFAIVIAGYMGMNPPGFAAQVVALAFGLAAASIFPVLMMGIFSKRMNTQGAVAGMLAGITVTLVYIFWFKGWFFIKGTEMAASKPENWLFGVSPEAFGTIGALVNFAVAFIVSRVTPPPPDHIQHLVEDVRIPRGAGAATGH
- a CDS encoding type II toxin-antitoxin system RelE/ParE family toxin, which produces MSGLVFYHRQNTHPAFNVLQNAIHINGEHQVSREFNEFLIDAYVLADSLTSRVIAIDFDNTITADIDFYLDLIDAYRNQEWEPVVCTLRDAMADNLNEIHEKLHDSGIRIYTTDGKRKRAFMLHQGISVGLWIDDYFPGISQCGTSFLLNNGIDY